The Hippoglossus hippoglossus isolate fHipHip1 chromosome 19, fHipHip1.pri, whole genome shotgun sequence genome has a segment encoding these proteins:
- the wfikkn2b gene encoding WAP, Kazal, immunoglobulin, Kunitz and NTR domain-containing protein 2 has translation MWWMLFPRWIWFMVCVWMELQVRALPQITYSHAGICPNDMNPNLWVDAMSTCTRECETDQECESFEKCCQNVCGNRSCVAARYVDGKKGPVGMPKEATCASFMCNQQGSECDIWDGQPVCKCRDRCEREPHFTCASDGMTYYNKCYMDAEACSKGTTLSVVTCRFHLTWPNTSPSLPQVTTPRPTTAPLQATVPPPQPPVLVSGPAHQIVNVGDTASFLCDVMGRPRPEITWEKQLPAGVERVVMRPNHVRGNMVVTNIGQLVIYNAQPRDSGDYTCTARNPSGSVQANHPLTVLPTEMPRPPEPKNVTRCPPEECLKPSDNPEDCGSELENGSWYYEPKTNNCISFTHCNSNNNSQHPRKVFETHEECMQCCGPELSGPCGLPSLQGPCKAYEPRWAYSRTLQQCQSFIYGGCEGNDNNFESKEACEEMCPYPKNHHCKSCKPKGKMVTSFCRSDFVILGHMTELTEEKDSGHALVTVEEILKDEKMGLRFFGREPLQVTFLNMDWNCPCPNITGATAEGQVIIMGNVNDGMAVLHPESYVGATSPRRVRKLREVISKNTCDILKAITNSPQ, from the exons ATGTGGTGGATGCTGTTTCCACGGTGGATCTGgttcatggtgtgtgtgtggatggagcTCCAGGTCCGAGCTTTGCCACAAATCACCTACTCACACGCGGGGATCTGCCCTAATGACATGAACCCCAACCTGTGGGTGGATGCCATGAGCACCTGCACACGAGAGTGTGAAACCGACCAG GAGTGTGAGTCCTTCGAGAAGTGTTGCCAGAATGTGTGTGGGAATCGGAGTTGTGTGGCAGCTCGTTACGTGGACGGGAAGAAAGGCCCCGTGGGAATGCCCAAGGAGGCCACCTGTGCCAGTTTTATGTGCAACCAGCAGGGCTCCGAGTGTGACATCTGGGACGGACAGCCGGTGTGTAAGTGCCGGGACCGCTGCGAGAGGGAGCCGCACTTCACCTGCGCCTCCGATGGCATGACCTACTACAACAAGTGCTACATGGACGCAGAGGCGTGTTCTAAAGGCACCACCCTGTCTGTCGTCACCTGCCGCTTCCACCTCACCTGGCCCAACACCAGCCCCTCGTTGCCCCAAGTGACCACTCCCCGCCCAACCACCGCTCCTCTTCAGGCGACCGTTCCACCTCCTCAGCCTCCGGTCCTGGTCAGCGGCCCCGCTCACCAAATCGTAAATGTGGGCGACACGGCCAGTTTCCTGTGTGACGTGATGGGTCGCCCCCGGCCTGAGATAACCTGGGAGAAGCAACTGCCAGCGGGTGTGGAGAGGGTCGTCATGAGGCCCAATCATGTGCGTGGGAACATGGTGGTCACTAACATTGGTCAGCTGGTCATCTACAATGCCCAGCCGCGTGATTCAGGTGACTACACCTGTACGGCTCGGAACCCGTCTGGGTCAGTGCAGGCCAACCACCCGCTCACTGTCCTGCCCACTGAGATGCCCAGGCCGCCTGAGCCAAAGAACGTGACCCGCTGCCCGCCCGAGGAGTGCCTGAAGCCCTCTGATAACCCAGAGGATTGTGGGAGTGAGCTGGAGAATGGCAGCTGGTACTACGAGCCCAAGACCAACAACTGCATCTCCTTCACCCactgcaacagcaacaacaacagccagCACCCCAGGAAGGTCTTCGAGACACACGAGGAGTGCATGCAGTGCTGCGGTCCAGAGCTGTCGGGTCCCTGTGGTCTCCCCAGCCTGCAGGGCCCCTGCAAAGCCTACGAGCCGCGTTGGGCCTACAGCAGAACCCTGCAACAGTGTCAGTCCTTCATCTACGGAGGCTGCGAGGGCAACGACAACAATTTTGAATCCAAAGAAGCCTGCGAGGAAATGTGCCCCTACCCGAAAAACCACCACTGCAAGTCCTGCAAGCCGAAGGGCAAGATGGTGACGAGCTTCTGCCGGAGCGACTTCGTCATCCTGGGTCACATGACGGAgctcacagaggagaaggacTCGGGCCACGCCCTCGTGACCGTGGAAGAGATCCTGAAGGACGAGAAGATGGGGCTTCGCTTCTTTGGCAGGGAGCCTCTGCAGGTCACCTTCCTCAACATGGACTGGAACTGCCCGTGTCCGAACATCACGGGCGCCACCGCCGAGGGACAGGTCATCATCATGGGCAACGTCAACGACGGCATGGCGGTCCTGCACCCGGAGAGCTACGTGGGCGCCACCAGCCCTCGGCGCGTACGGAAGCTGAGAGAGGTCATCTCTAAGAACACGTGTGACATCCTGAAAGCGATCACCAACAGCCCTCAgtag